GGTGCGGGTGGCGGCCCGCAATGAAGAATCCGATCTCCGCTTCGTCTTCCTGGCGGCGTGCGGCGACTGGGCTTTTGTGCCGGAGGTGCAGGTCGCCGGCCGCATCCTTTCGATCAATGAAGCGAGCGACGACCTGGTCGCTCCGTCCTGCGAACCGCTCTTCGCCCATGCGCGGCAGGTGCCCGAGCACGACGAGATCCGCATCGAAACCGGCCAGGAACACGGGGCCTTCTATCGCCCTAACCCGGTCTGGGTGAATCCCGTCACCGCCTGGGCGCTCGGCGTCTACAGCCAGCCGTGATACCGGATCTCGCCATCGAGGCGCTCGATCTGGCGACGGCCGGCGAAAGACTTCGCGCGCTACGGGTGCTATTGCGGGACGCGATCGACGACGGGGCGTCCGTCGGGTTTCTGGCGACGGCGACCGACGAGCAGATCGACGCGTACTGGCGACAGGCGCTCGAAGAGGTAGCCGTCGGCCGGCGCGTTGTTTTCGCGGCCCTGCGGGGTGCGCAGGTCGTGGGATCCGTCCAGCTGGTATTCGCCGCGCAGCAAAATGCGCCGCATCGGGCCGAGGTGCAGCGTCTGCTCGTGTTGCGCAGCCAGCGCCGGGCCGGCATCGGTCGGTGTCTGATGGCCGCCCTGGAGCGGGCCGCTCTGGATAGAGGGTATTCGCTGTTGGTGCTCAACACGCGCGCCGGCGATCCGCCCGAAGCGCTGTACCGATCGATCGGCTACGAGCCGATCGGCCGGGTGCCCGGGTTTGCGCTGAATCCGGATGGCACGCCGAACGATACGATGTTGCTCTATAAACGGCTCTCTGGCGCATGACCCCCGCAGCGGCCGGTCGGCTGGGCGAATCCCGTTTCGCGTCCGCGTATCGCCGTCCTGCGCCACGTTGGATTACGCTATTGTG
This window of the Rhodothermales bacterium genome carries:
- a CDS encoding GNAT family N-acetyltransferase — protein: MIPDLAIEALDLATAGERLRALRVLLRDAIDDGASVGFLATATDEQIDAYWRQALEEVAVGRRVVFAALRGAQVVGSVQLVFAAQQNAPHRAEVQRLLVLRSQRRAGIGRCLMAALERAALDRGYSLLVLNTRAGDPPEALYRSIGYEPIGRVPGFALNPDGTPNDTMLLYKRLSGA